A region of Paenibacillus sp. JNUCC-31 DNA encodes the following proteins:
- a CDS encoding cation:proton antiporter — translation MDMLIFEVGIAVALITLTGLISARLRFSVIPFYILIGMAVGPHAPQIGIVDLRFIESSEFIEFMGRLGILFLLFYLGLEFSVSRLMKSGKAILTGGMFYVGLNFASGLLLGWFMELPLKETLVVCGIMTSSSTAIVAKVLVDLKRTANPETEIIMGMIMFDDLFIAIHISILTGLVLSGATSFLSVLLVSLSALLFIVLFLIIGRKCIKYIDKALNIKSSELFLLTVMTLLFLVAGFSETLHVAEAIGALMMGLVLGESRHASRIEHQIMPFKDFFGAIFFFSFGLTIEPSSLGGAVGMTVIAVILTIASNYGAGMIAGRLAGMTPKASLNVGFTLVSRGEFSIIMANIGKAGGLMASIQSFAVLYVLILAVLGPILTKESPWIYGQYVRFRNRLRGKETG, via the coding sequence ATGGATATGCTCATATTCGAAGTGGGAATTGCCGTTGCGCTGATTACACTTACGGGGCTGATATCTGCACGATTACGATTTTCGGTCATTCCTTTCTATATTCTGATTGGTATGGCAGTTGGACCGCATGCACCACAGATTGGCATTGTAGATTTGCGTTTTATCGAAAGCTCGGAATTTATTGAATTTATGGGCAGGCTGGGCATTCTGTTTTTGCTCTTTTATCTGGGACTTGAATTTTCCGTCTCCCGCCTGATGAAGTCAGGCAAAGCCATCCTGACCGGAGGTATGTTCTATGTTGGACTAAATTTTGCTTCCGGTCTGCTGCTGGGATGGTTCATGGAGCTGCCCCTCAAAGAGACATTAGTTGTCTGTGGTATTATGACGAGTTCTTCCACAGCGATCGTGGCTAAAGTACTTGTGGATTTGAAGCGCACGGCGAACCCGGAGACGGAGATTATTATGGGGATGATCATGTTTGATGATCTGTTCATCGCCATTCATATCTCGATTCTGACGGGGCTTGTACTTAGTGGGGCTACCTCATTCCTCAGCGTCTTGCTTGTATCCCTGTCTGCGCTGCTCTTTATTGTGTTATTTCTGATTATAGGCAGGAAATGCATCAAGTATATTGATAAGGCGCTTAACATCAAATCATCGGAGTTGTTCCTGCTTACCGTCATGACACTGCTTTTTCTGGTGGCAGGTTTCTCGGAAACGCTGCATGTAGCCGAGGCGATTGGAGCTCTGATGATGGGGCTGGTTCTGGGGGAATCCAGACATGCCAGCCGAATTGAGCATCAGATCATGCCGTTCAAAGATTTCTTTGGTGCCATCTTCTTTTTCAGCTTTGGCCTGACCATTGAGCCTTCATCCCTAGGCGGGGCGGTTGGAATGACTGTTATTGCCGTTATCCTGACCATTGCCAGCAACTACGGTGCGGGCATGATCGCGGGCAGATTGGCCGGGATGACACCAAAGGCTTCTCTCAATGTGGGGTTCACGCTCGTTTCCCGGGGAGAATTCTCTATCATTATGGCGAACATCGGTAAGGCAGGAGGCCTGATGGCGTCCATTCAATCTTTTGCCGTGTTATACGTGTTGATTCTGGCAGTACTTGGCCCGATTCTGACGAAAGAATCTCCATGGATTTACGGACAGTATGTTCGATTCAGGAATCGACTGAGGGGAAAAGAGACAGGTTGA
- a CDS encoding cation:proton antiporter regulatory subunit, translating to MHFKETDLPGIGRKYWLHTRSGEHLVIVIHNDERRDLFHMESGDSPEELGDMVSLVTLDDDEARAVAAIVGGMTYKPTFQDEREVMLEGLLIEWLRIEPHSESIGRTIGELNIRQATGAVILAVVEKNKTKQFNPGPDYTFTAGATIVVAGERDQIKLLKRLLSNGRL from the coding sequence ATGCACTTTAAAGAGACGGATTTGCCGGGAATTGGACGTAAGTATTGGCTGCATACACGCAGCGGTGAGCATCTGGTCATCGTCATCCATAATGATGAGCGACGTGACCTGTTTCACATGGAATCAGGCGATTCGCCTGAAGAACTGGGAGACATGGTGTCACTGGTCACACTGGATGATGATGAGGCACGTGCGGTAGCGGCTATTGTCGGCGGCATGACGTACAAACCAACGTTTCAGGATGAGCGTGAAGTGATGCTGGAGGGACTGTTAATTGAATGGCTCCGCATTGAGCCACATTCAGAGAGTATAGGAAGAACGATCGGAGAACTGAACATCCGCCAGGCAACAGGAGCAGTTATTCTGGCTGTGGTGGAGAAGAACAAGACGAAGCAGTTTAATCCGGGTCCAGACTATACCTTTACCGCGGGGGCTACGATTGTTGTCGCCGGTGAACGGGATCAGATCAAACTGTTAAAACGGTTGTTATCCAATGGACGGCTCTAG
- a CDS encoding GreA/GreB family elongation factor, with product MNHRSTRQNCREKLVNQLIILGEEKRTFLDAYFDVRDPERSQMERLLAAYTTCVEELLLGTDENLDSVVLIGSLIRFEYVDFHTSDSFTIVMPDDADPDAGCISFLSPVGRQLLLGHKGEVRSINIPAGSMRVRITDIVLNNESLNRMPTGGADHAL from the coding sequence ATGAACCATAGGTCTACTCGCCAAAACTGCAGAGAGAAGCTGGTAAACCAGCTGATTATATTGGGTGAAGAGAAAAGAACATTTCTCGACGCCTATTTTGACGTGCGTGATCCGGAACGTTCCCAGATGGAGCGGCTGCTTGCGGCTTATACGACATGTGTGGAGGAACTGCTCCTCGGAACAGACGAAAATCTGGACTCGGTGGTACTCATTGGCAGTTTGATTCGTTTTGAATACGTTGACTTCCACACATCCGATTCGTTCACGATTGTTATGCCGGACGACGCGGATCCTGATGCGGGATGTATTTCCTTCCTTTCCCCTGTAGGTCGGCAATTACTGCTTGGACACAAGGGGGAAGTGAGGTCGATTAACATACCGGCTGGCTCCATGCGGGTTCGCATTACGGATATTGTGTTGAACAATGAATCCTTGAACCGGATGCCGACTGGGGGTGCAGATCATGCACTTTAA
- the gdhA gene encoding NADP-specific glutamate dehydrogenase, whose amino-acid sequence MSTITKDSTQVTAAEYVHSVYESVIARNPQESEFHQAVKEILDSLIPVIAAHPKYRENGLLEQLVEPERVITFRVPWVDDQGKVQVNRGFRVQFNSAIGPYKGGLRFHPSVYSGIVKFLGFEQIFKNALTGLPIGGGKGGSDFDPKGKSDLEVMRFTQSFMTELYKYIGSDADVPAGDIGVGAREIGYMFGQYKRISGGHEAGVLTGKGLLYGGSLARKEATGFGCVYFVKEMLASKGLSFKDSTVVVSGSGNVSIYAIQKAQELGATVVACSDSGGYIYDAQGINLDTVKRLKEVDRLRISEYVKEHPHAVYTEGCEGIWSIPCDIALPCATQNEIDEQAAALLVQGGVKAIGEGANMPSTLAAIDVFHKEGVLFGPAKAANAGGVAVSALEMSQNSMRLSWSFEEVDAKLHDIMSNIYTSCVQAADEYGCAGNLLAGANIAGFLKVADAMLAQGIV is encoded by the coding sequence GTGTCGACTATAACTAAGGATTCAACTCAAGTAACTGCCGCAGAGTATGTTCATTCCGTTTACGAATCGGTTATCGCCAGAAATCCACAGGAAAGTGAATTCCATCAGGCTGTCAAAGAGATCCTGGACTCGCTTATTCCTGTCATTGCAGCTCACCCGAAATATCGGGAGAATGGCTTGCTTGAACAGCTTGTTGAGCCAGAACGTGTCATTACGTTTCGTGTGCCTTGGGTAGATGATCAAGGTAAGGTACAAGTGAACCGCGGATTCCGTGTTCAGTTCAATAGCGCAATTGGGCCTTACAAAGGCGGACTTCGCTTCCATCCTTCCGTTTACTCGGGAATTGTTAAGTTCCTTGGGTTTGAACAAATTTTCAAAAATGCCCTGACTGGCCTGCCCATCGGGGGTGGTAAAGGCGGTTCCGACTTCGATCCAAAAGGAAAGTCAGATCTGGAAGTCATGCGTTTCACCCAGAGCTTCATGACGGAGCTGTACAAATATATCGGTTCCGATGCGGACGTACCTGCCGGCGACATCGGTGTAGGTGCACGGGAGATCGGTTATATGTTCGGACAGTACAAACGCATCAGCGGTGGACATGAAGCCGGCGTACTTACAGGTAAAGGACTCCTATACGGTGGAAGTCTTGCACGTAAGGAAGCTACCGGATTCGGATGTGTGTACTTTGTGAAGGAGATGCTGGCATCCAAAGGACTGAGCTTCAAGGACAGTACGGTAGTTGTCTCCGGTTCAGGTAATGTATCCATCTATGCTATCCAGAAGGCTCAAGAGCTTGGAGCTACTGTTGTAGCATGTAGTGACTCTGGAGGTTACATCTATGATGCTCAAGGAATCAATCTGGATACAGTGAAAAGATTAAAAGAGGTTGATCGTCTGCGGATCAGCGAATATGTTAAAGAGCATCCGCATGCCGTTTATACTGAAGGCTGTGAAGGCATCTGGTCTATTCCTTGTGATATCGCACTGCCTTGTGCAACGCAAAATGAAATCGACGAACAGGCTGCTGCATTGCTCGTGCAAGGCGGAGTTAAAGCGATTGGTGAAGGAGCAAATATGCCTTCCACGCTGGCTGCGATTGACGTTTTCCATAAAGAAGGCGTGCTGTTTGGGCCAGCGAAAGCGGCTAACGCTGGCGGAGTAGCCGTGTCCGCCCTTGAAATGTCACAGAACAGCATGCGGTTGTCCTGGTCATTTGAAGAAGTGGACGCCAAGCTGCATGACATTATGTCGAACATCTACACTAGCTGTGTTCAGGCAGCGGATGAGTACGGCTGTGCAGGTAACCTGCTTGCCGGAGCAAACATCGCTGGTTTCCTGAAGGTGGCAGATGCCATGCTCGCGCAAGGTATCGTCTAA
- a CDS encoding NADPH-dependent FMN reductase — protein sequence MSKLNIGIILGSTREGRLSPQVGEWVKQIADARGDANYEIVDIADYKLPLLGEADATEQAAAWNTKLASLDGFVFIVQEYNHSISASLKNALDYAREAWNDKAAGIVSYGSVGGARAAEHLRGILGELSVADVRVHPALSLFTDFDNGTFKPADLHLTNLNGMLDQVLSWSGALKTIRS from the coding sequence ATGTCGAAATTGAACATTGGAATTATTCTTGGGAGTACACGTGAAGGGCGGTTGAGTCCGCAGGTCGGAGAATGGGTGAAACAGATTGCAGATGCACGTGGAGATGCCAACTACGAAATCGTGGATATTGCTGATTACAAGCTGCCGTTATTGGGCGAAGCCGATGCAACAGAACAGGCTGCTGCCTGGAACACGAAGCTGGCGAGCTTGGACGGGTTCGTGTTTATCGTGCAGGAATATAATCACAGCATCTCGGCATCGCTGAAGAATGCATTGGACTATGCCCGGGAGGCATGGAACGATAAAGCTGCAGGGATTGTCAGCTATGGCTCGGTAGGCGGTGCACGTGCTGCAGAACATCTGCGCGGCATTCTCGGAGAATTGTCGGTTGCGGACGTACGTGTTCATCCGGCATTGTCGTTGTTTACGGATTTTGATAACGGAACGTTCAAACCGGCTGATCTGCATTTGACCAATCTGAACGGCATGTTGGATCAAGTGTTATCCTGGAGCGGAGCGTTGAAAACCATTCGTTCATAA
- a CDS encoding beta-glucoside-specific PTS transporter subunit IIABC, translating to MNHDKTAKEILSAVGGNDNINNVIHCVTRLRFTLKDMQAPNKEEIKQIDGVLTVVEGGGQFQVVIGNEVPKVYESLLKTMGRDPAASPSGDTAQGEKKGLFNRFVDVISGVFLPVVGVLSAVGILKGLLALFITLNWLTEEMSTYKILYAIADALFYFFPILLGFSAAKKFGGNPFISATLGAALVYPTMIAAFTDGTAMSFLGIPVVLMNYTQSVIPIIVASYLASNFEKWLGKITPPSIKMFFVPLVTLAVITPIVFLAVGPVSTLVSDYLADGAMWVYKLSPIIAGLILAGIWQTVIIFGLHWAFIPILINNLTTNGFDPINGMLFCTTFAQTGASLAIAIKTRDKRLKPIATSATIAGLLGVTEPAIYGVTLPAKKAFIMASIASGIAGALAGFMGSTAYGFAAGGVFGIPIFINPSGMDTGFIGFILSVLIAFILGFILTYMFGYKNAAQSAPSNQEHAEKAEQSSASSEFVNVSSTASADSAAESLVEKTVFSPLTGKLIPLKEVGDEAFSSGAMGQGAAIVPTQGVAYAPFDGVIVTIFKTKHAIGLLSEDGIEILIHVGINTVSLKGKHFTSFVSDGDTVRKGDKLVEFDLEGITAAGLDTTTSVIVSNTAVYMDIQAKQQGQVNQGEALITVK from the coding sequence ATGAATCACGACAAAACAGCAAAGGAAATTCTCAGCGCCGTCGGTGGCAATGATAATATCAATAACGTTATTCATTGTGTGACCCGTCTCCGATTTACCTTGAAAGACATGCAGGCACCAAATAAGGAAGAGATCAAACAGATTGATGGTGTACTTACCGTTGTGGAGGGTGGAGGGCAGTTTCAAGTCGTCATAGGGAATGAAGTACCTAAAGTTTATGAGTCCCTGTTGAAAACGATGGGAAGGGATCCGGCTGCATCACCTTCGGGAGATACAGCTCAAGGTGAGAAAAAGGGTTTGTTCAACCGCTTTGTTGATGTAATCTCCGGCGTGTTCCTGCCAGTCGTGGGGGTACTGTCAGCTGTAGGTATCCTAAAAGGACTACTTGCCCTGTTCATTACGCTGAACTGGCTTACCGAAGAGATGAGTACGTACAAGATATTGTATGCAATAGCAGATGCCCTGTTTTATTTCTTCCCGATTCTGCTTGGATTCTCAGCAGCCAAGAAATTCGGAGGTAATCCATTTATTTCGGCAACCCTTGGTGCAGCGCTCGTCTATCCAACCATGATAGCAGCATTTACGGATGGCACGGCCATGTCATTTCTCGGCATTCCGGTTGTTCTGATGAATTATACACAATCCGTTATTCCTATTATTGTCGCTTCCTACCTGGCCTCGAACTTCGAGAAGTGGCTAGGGAAGATTACGCCTCCCTCCATTAAAATGTTCTTTGTACCGCTTGTTACACTTGCTGTCATTACACCGATTGTTTTCCTGGCAGTTGGTCCTGTGTCAACACTTGTAAGTGATTATCTGGCTGACGGTGCAATGTGGGTTTATAAGCTTAGCCCGATTATCGCAGGATTGATTCTGGCAGGGATCTGGCAAACGGTCATTATCTTTGGACTGCACTGGGCATTTATTCCGATCCTGATCAACAACCTCACCACAAACGGCTTCGATCCAATTAACGGCATGCTGTTCTGTACCACGTTTGCTCAGACTGGGGCGTCGCTTGCCATTGCGATTAAAACACGCGATAAGCGACTGAAACCGATTGCGACCTCAGCAACTATTGCTGGGTTGTTGGGGGTAACGGAGCCAGCAATCTATGGCGTCACATTGCCGGCCAAAAAGGCATTTATTATGGCTTCAATCGCAAGCGGTATCGCCGGGGCTTTGGCTGGTTTCATGGGTTCGACTGCGTATGGTTTTGCGGCTGGTGGTGTATTCGGTATTCCGATCTTCATTAATCCGTCAGGAATGGATACCGGATTCATTGGGTTCATCCTGTCTGTTCTTATTGCTTTTATATTGGGCTTTATCCTAACCTACATGTTTGGTTATAAAAATGCAGCCCAATCTGCTCCATCAAACCAGGAGCATGCCGAGAAGGCAGAGCAATCGTCTGCTTCCAGCGAATTCGTTAATGTTTCTTCCACTGCTTCAGCTGACTCTGCCGCGGAATCGCTTGTGGAGAAAACCGTGTTTAGTCCGCTTACGGGTAAACTGATTCCGTTGAAAGAGGTGGGCGATGAGGCATTCTCCAGCGGAGCCATGGGGCAGGGAGCTGCGATTGTACCGACACAAGGCGTGGCTTATGCACCGTTCGATGGTGTGATTGTGACCATTTTCAAGACGAAACATGCCATTGGTCTGTTGTCTGAAGATGGCATTGAGATTTTGATTCATGTGGGTATTAATACGGTGAGTCTCAAGGGCAAACATTTTACTTCTTTTGTCTCCGATGGGGATACGGTTCGCAAGGGAGACAAGCTCGTGGAGTTTGATCTTGAAGGCATCACAGCTGCAGGTTTGGATACTACGACCTCTGTTATTGTATCGAATACAGCCGTATATATGGATATTCAGGCGAAGCAGCAGGGGCAAGTGAACCAAGGTGAAGCTCTGATCACTGTAAAATAA
- the eutH gene encoding ethanolamine utilization protein EutH, giving the protein MSINELVMILIAFFLVLGAVDKAFGNRMGLGVAFTEGIMAMGSLALVMVGIVSLAPVLASMLIPLISPLYEAIGADPASFANTILAVDMGGYALAGQMAQSEQAGLFSWVFLGTMFGPTLVFTIPVALGILDREDHPYFAKGVLIGISTIPIGCLIGGMVAGIGFTIIYRNLIIPVILSIIIMIGLRFFMNQTVRLFNIFGSGITLLSLVGLVAIAVKTLTGFAVIPNMAPLSEGITTVGTIAIVLAGAFPMVAVINKTCKTPLERAGRWLKLDAPTTAGLVASLAHNIPTFQLVKDMNPRGKVVSIAFAVSGSFVFGGHLGFVAGMDKSMVTAMIVGKLAGGICAAIVAAWATPVKAGIGN; this is encoded by the coding sequence ATGTCCATTAATGAACTCGTCATGATCCTCATTGCGTTTTTCCTGGTGCTTGGTGCTGTGGACAAGGCATTCGGGAACCGGATGGGACTCGGAGTGGCGTTCACGGAAGGCATCATGGCGATGGGCTCACTCGCCCTGGTCATGGTGGGAATTGTCTCACTTGCGCCTGTTCTGGCGAGTATGCTCATTCCGCTCATCTCTCCGCTGTATGAAGCGATCGGTGCCGATCCGGCATCGTTCGCCAATACCATCCTTGCGGTCGATATGGGAGGATACGCTTTGGCGGGACAGATGGCACAGAGCGAACAGGCAGGTCTCTTTTCATGGGTATTCCTCGGGACAATGTTTGGGCCAACACTTGTGTTCACGATCCCCGTTGCGCTGGGCATTCTGGATCGGGAGGATCATCCGTACTTTGCCAAGGGCGTCCTCATCGGCATCAGTACAATTCCGATTGGCTGTCTGATTGGAGGAATGGTAGCAGGCATTGGTTTTACGATCATCTACCGAAACCTGATTATCCCCGTGATATTGTCCATCATCATTATGATTGGCTTGCGCTTTTTTATGAATCAAACGGTCAGGTTGTTTAACATATTTGGAAGCGGTATCACCTTGCTGTCCCTGGTTGGATTGGTGGCCATCGCCGTAAAAACCCTCACGGGCTTCGCGGTGATCCCGAACATGGCTCCGCTTTCGGAAGGCATTACAACGGTAGGGACAATTGCCATTGTACTGGCCGGGGCTTTCCCCATGGTGGCTGTGATCAACAAAACCTGCAAAACACCGCTTGAACGCGCAGGCCGATGGCTGAAGCTGGATGCGCCTACCACAGCCGGGCTTGTAGCTTCACTGGCTCATAATATCCCGACATTTCAGCTGGTTAAAGACATGAACCCAAGAGGGAAGGTCGTCAGCATTGCTTTTGCGGTCAGTGGTTCTTTTGTATTTGGAGGACATCTGGGTTTCGTAGCGGGCATGGACAAATCCATGGTAACCGCCATGATTGTGGGGAAACTGGCGGGTGGCATCTGTGCAGCGATCGTGGCGGCATGGGCTACACCGGTAAAGGCTGGAATAGGTAATTAA
- a CDS encoding Gfo/Idh/MocA family protein, with the protein MWKIGIVGTGYWSEKHIKAWQFIADAEITGICDRDAAALNEKSDRFNIPAAFRYSDVATMLEEADLDVLDIITPPDTHLELVKLAAAAGKHIMCQKPFARSIEEAEEMVRIAEEAGVRLMVTENWRWLEPFQLIKKLLEENTVGQLNTIRYIHTDFYSPRFAPEQELPQPFFRDMPHLLFYEMGVHWFDTWRFLFGEPERLYAETRKVSEYTLGEDSGMVMLGYGEYVGLMDMSWATRRELSGSLPEQVLPDHKEQLIIEGDKATIKLYKDGRLSIIDNAGKEKVYAERTELNYEDSHRKLQSHFIECLNTGAEFQTSGSDNVKTLRLVFDTYDSAANHNVQRYVEEQ; encoded by the coding sequence ATGTGGAAAATCGGTATCGTAGGTACGGGGTACTGGTCAGAAAAACACATTAAGGCTTGGCAATTCATTGCGGATGCCGAAATAACAGGAATTTGTGATCGCGACGCTGCAGCGCTGAATGAGAAATCGGACAGGTTCAACATTCCGGCAGCATTCCGGTACTCGGATGTGGCAACCATGCTTGAAGAAGCAGATCTGGATGTGCTGGATATAATCACGCCGCCTGACACACATCTGGAACTGGTGAAACTGGCTGCTGCTGCAGGCAAGCATATCATGTGCCAGAAGCCGTTTGCGCGTTCCATTGAGGAGGCCGAGGAGATGGTACGAATTGCGGAAGAAGCAGGCGTACGTCTGATGGTGACGGAGAATTGGCGCTGGCTTGAACCGTTTCAATTGATCAAGAAACTGCTCGAGGAAAATACGGTGGGTCAACTGAATACGATTCGTTATATCCATACGGATTTTTATTCCCCAAGATTTGCTCCGGAACAGGAACTGCCACAGCCTTTTTTCAGGGACATGCCTCATTTGTTGTTCTATGAGATGGGTGTGCATTGGTTTGATACCTGGCGTTTCCTGTTCGGAGAGCCTGAGCGTCTGTATGCAGAGACAAGGAAGGTAAGCGAATATACGCTCGGCGAAGACAGTGGCATGGTTATGCTGGGATACGGGGAGTATGTCGGGCTGATGGATATGAGCTGGGCGACGCGTCGTGAGCTGAGTGGATCTTTGCCGGAGCAAGTACTTCCGGATCATAAGGAGCAGCTCATCATCGAAGGGGATAAAGCCACGATCAAGCTCTATAAAGACGGAAGGTTGTCCATCATCGATAACGCTGGCAAGGAGAAGGTGTATGCTGAACGAACGGAGCTGAACTACGAGGATAGTCACCGTAAACTTCAATCCCACTTTATTGAATGTTTGAATACAGGGGCGGAGTTCCAGACCAGCGGTTCGGATAATGTCAAAACGCTTCGCTTGGTATTTGATACGTATGACAGTGCGGCGAACCACAACGTTCAACGGTATGTAGAGGAGCAATAA
- a CDS encoding apiosidase-like domain-containing protein — MAVQVAANRRTLEKQGKPLFYLADTVWSAFTNATLEEWEEYLDYRKMQGFNVLQINILRQWDASGSDLELEPFAQQEDGTTDYSVYNEFYFDRAEKMVRMATERGFTSALVLLWCNYVPDTWATRFQKNSKMPLGAVEPYVTYVVNRFSKYNPIYLVSGDTDFPSDVANTYYQTALETVKRISPSSLTTLHIQGRLRDIPETFANHEGLDFYMYQSGHNSEFQAMAHELAEHFYNQTPERPVINGEPCYEQISYSRNVYGRYSAFDARKAAWQSLLAGGGAGVTYGAHGIWSWHKKGMSFGIVEGEGFDSPYDWRSALRFEGAWDYSFMKYLFDQYQLVGVKPLDIVLNKTKEIRAAGNEDTIVLYVPVNTKVRLDFPVEDYEFTTIDLVHRRFAQTNPFRENECGVIPMHMFEHDTVIIGTRK; from the coding sequence ATGGCTGTTCAAGTTGCTGCCAATCGCCGAACGTTAGAAAAACAAGGGAAACCTTTGTTTTATTTGGCGGATACTGTGTGGAGTGCGTTTACTAACGCCACGCTTGAAGAATGGGAAGAGTATTTGGATTATCGCAAAATGCAGGGATTTAACGTATTACAGATCAACATCCTGCGTCAGTGGGATGCCAGTGGATCTGATCTGGAGCTGGAACCCTTTGCTCAGCAGGAAGATGGGACAACTGATTATTCGGTCTATAACGAATTTTACTTTGACCGTGCTGAAAAGATGGTTCGCATGGCCACAGAACGTGGATTTACATCCGCGCTTGTGCTCCTGTGGTGTAATTATGTGCCGGATACATGGGCTACGAGGTTTCAGAAGAATAGCAAAATGCCGTTGGGGGCTGTTGAACCTTACGTGACTTATGTCGTCAATCGCTTCTCTAAATATAACCCAATTTATCTGGTCAGTGGTGATACGGATTTCCCGTCCGACGTGGCGAATACCTATTATCAGACTGCACTGGAAACCGTCAAGCGGATCAGTCCGTCCAGTCTGACCACGCTGCACATTCAAGGGAGATTGCGAGACATTCCGGAGACGTTTGCAAACCATGAAGGACTGGATTTTTATATGTATCAATCCGGTCATAACTCTGAATTCCAGGCCATGGCTCATGAGCTTGCAGAGCATTTTTATAATCAGACGCCTGAGCGTCCGGTGATCAACGGTGAACCTTGTTATGAACAGATTAGTTACAGCCGCAACGTGTATGGGCGATACTCTGCATTCGATGCTCGTAAGGCGGCGTGGCAGAGTCTGCTTGCCGGAGGCGGTGCCGGGGTCACGTACGGAGCACACGGCATCTGGAGCTGGCACAAAAAAGGCATGTCTTTTGGCATTGTGGAAGGGGAAGGTTTCGATAGCCCCTATGACTGGAGATCGGCTCTTCGCTTCGAGGGCGCGTGGGATTATTCATTTATGAAATACCTCTTTGACCAGTATCAACTGGTCGGTGTGAAGCCGCTGGATATCGTATTGAACAAGACGAAGGAAATTCGTGCGGCAGGCAATGAGGATACCATTGTTCTATACGTTCCGGTCAACACGAAGGTACGACTGGATTTTCCGGTGGAGGATTACGAGTTTACGACCATTGATCTGGTCCACCGCCGATTTGCTCAGACAAATCCATTCCGCGAGAACGAGTGCGGGGTCATTCCAATGCATATGTTTGAACATGATACGGTAATCATTGGTACACGGAAGTAA